The Candidatus Limnocylindrales bacterium genome contains a region encoding:
- a CDS encoding cytidylate kinase family protein, whose product MAIITISRQLGSGGNATANRLAKILGYSLIDKAKIHEMVSDYGRFKTELEKVVNEEKPGFLDRFFRSQEIYLDLLQSLIYEIACMGNVIIMGRGGHMILKDVPGVLRVKMISPYELRIKRVMEDQGVSRETAEELIRQNDRERTGFMRYLFDIDEADPNFYDLVINTEHISIATAADFIAQAVKSPELQAASSESMEMLKRLALAKKVEIVITDEASSSSYMRVQVNAHGVVTLEGIVRSEEEKRKVEEKALSVRGVREVINNVAIVEIPPGAEWPQGW is encoded by the coding sequence ATGGCCATTATTACCATCTCCAGGCAGCTAGGTAGTGGGGGCAATGCCACGGCCAATAGGCTGGCGAAGATTTTAGGCTATAGTCTGATTGATAAGGCCAAAATTCATGAGATGGTTTCAGACTATGGACGGTTTAAGACAGAGTTGGAAAAGGTCGTTAACGAAGAAAAACCCGGATTCCTGGATAGATTTTTCCGAAGTCAAGAAATTTACCTGGACCTCCTTCAGTCCTTGATCTATGAGATTGCTTGTATGGGAAATGTCATTATCATGGGTCGTGGTGGGCATATGATCTTAAAAGATGTGCCGGGTGTATTACGGGTCAAGATGATCAGCCCCTATGAGCTCAGAATAAAACGCGTAATGGAAGATCAGGGGGTCAGCCGGGAAACTGCCGAAGAGCTAATTCGCCAGAATGATCGGGAGAGGACCGGTTTTATGAGATATTTATTTGATATCGATGAGGCCGATCCGAACTTTTACGATCTGGTCATCAACACCGAACATATAAGTATTGCAACCGCCGCCGATTTCATTGCACAGGCTGTAAAATCTCCAGAATTACAGGCAGCCAGTTCGGAATCCATGGAAATGCTTAAAAGATTGGCCCTGGCAAAAAAAGTAGAGATCGTCATTACCGATGAAGCTTCAAGCTCTTCCTATATGAGGGTACAGGTCAATGCCCATGGGGTCGTTACTCTGGAAGGAATCGTCCGCAGTGAAGAGGAAAAACGAAAAGTAGAAGAAAAGGCGCTTTCTGTTCGTGGAGTCCGGGAAGTTATCAATAATGTAGCCATCGTAGAAATCCCGCCAGGGGCCGAGTGGCCGCAAGGATGGTAG
- a CDS encoding pyridoxal phosphate-dependent aminotransferase, with protein MAQKDFRTVIQKRLELSIKYGDKCINSAAGTPDQELVRTLSLDLLQTLQQEVTPEEWLKAVNLNYHQGTGLEDQILEYLASILGREGIKNYRLYVSDRGSQQILDETMAITWQEDGLIGIFEPYYYGQTHILNQKHIKRNVRSVLGKNKGLEDIIKEMSEMAGKQKILLVVNENPVSIPVKGKVHEILNALDTHKNVTLLLDDAYPFNPEGLRLLVIQAAGKDLLNRIIYAGTFSKTVSAPGLGIGFALASEDQIKKYFIKSEAGGLCARNAGHGIFSLYLSKRSLAKLMEQCTQLYLTKHRLLMDSLQPLHAYGVKWDRDHTFYAWMEFPEGIDTSFETEFAKRMWDPEVGGYSLHYIPGVYFALQFEEELKNYVRISISAVPEKLVPEIGSKIKAVLEDMGVTV; from the coding sequence ATGGCACAGAAAGATTTTAGAACGGTTATACAAAAGCGCTTGGAATTAAGTATCAAGTACGGAGATAAGTGTATTAACAGTGCTGCCGGCACCCCAGATCAGGAATTGGTTCGTACACTTTCTCTAGATTTGCTTCAAACCCTCCAACAAGAAGTAACACCGGAGGAATGGTTAAAAGCCGTAAATCTGAATTATCACCAGGGAACCGGCTTAGAAGATCAGATTTTGGAGTATCTGGCCTCTATTTTGGGTAGGGAAGGAATTAAAAATTATCGGCTTTATGTCTCCGACAGGGGCTCTCAACAGATCCTGGATGAAACTATGGCCATTACCTGGCAGGAGGATGGGCTCATCGGCATTTTTGAACCCTATTACTACGGACAGACCCATATCCTCAATCAGAAACACATAAAACGGAATGTGAGATCGGTTCTGGGAAAGAACAAGGGTTTAGAGGATATTATAAAAGAAATGTCCGAGATGGCCGGAAAACAAAAAATACTGCTGGTCGTTAATGAGAATCCTGTATCGATTCCGGTTAAGGGTAAAGTTCATGAAATCTTGAATGCCCTGGATACTCATAAAAATGTCACTTTACTCTTAGATGATGCCTATCCCTTTAATCCAGAGGGACTCAGACTCTTGGTTATTCAGGCAGCAGGTAAAGATCTTTTGAACCGAATCATTTATGCAGGAACTTTCTCTAAGACGGTATCGGCCCCTGGACTTGGAATAGGATTTGCCTTAGCTTCGGAAGATCAGATCAAGAAGTATTTCATTAAATCTGAGGCCGGAGGTCTCTGTGCAAGAAACGCCGGACACGGAATCTTCAGTTTGTATCTGTCTAAAAGATCCCTAGCCAAACTCATGGAACAATGTACACAACTTTATCTGACCAAACACCGGCTCTTAATGGACAGCCTTCAACCTTTACACGCCTATGGGGTTAAATGGGACAGGGATCATACCTTTTATGCCTGGATGGAGTTTCCGGAAGGTATCGATACCTCTTTTGAAACCGAGTTTGCCAAAAGAATGTGGGATCCAGAGGTTGGTGGTTATTCTTTACATTACATCCCAGGGGTGTATTTCGCCCTTCAGTTCGAGGAAGAACTGAAGAATTATGTCCGGATTTCTATCAGTGCAGTGCCGGAGAAACTGGTACCTGAAATAGGATCTAAAATTAAGGCAGTATTAGAAGATATGGGAGTTACCG
- a CDS encoding plastocyanin/azurin family copper-binding protein gives MKWTVFLLTAGLLLIPLNSLRAQQTEGKGEQKETENTASNGPVVHEVSILHIFVPQVLVIHVGDSVRWVNKHGIEHSAKSLAKNKEGLSVFFTGQLMPPNSYVFQFNEPGTYDYVCGLHPAMTGTIIVKPKP, from the coding sequence ATGAAATGGACCGTTTTTCTTCTAACGGCAGGATTACTTTTAATACCTCTGAATTCTTTACGAGCTCAGCAAACCGAGGGTAAAGGGGAACAGAAGGAGACAGAAAATACGGCTTCAAATGGTCCGGTTGTTCATGAAGTATCCATACTCCATATTTTTGTTCCCCAGGTTCTGGTTATCCATGTAGGAGACAGTGTCAGATGGGTCAATAAGCATGGAATTGAACATAGTGCAAAGAGCCTTGCTAAGAATAAGGAAGGTCTATCGGTATTTTTTACCGGTCAATTAATGCCTCCCAATTCCTATGTTTTTCAGTTCAACGAACCGGGGACTTACGACTATGTTTGCGGGTTACATCCTGCCATGACCGGAACAATTATCGTTAAACCCAAGCCATGA
- a CDS encoding DMT family transporter: protein MEFWAILLVVGSSFIHAFWNLLTKKVEEGVPFLWWAFGVSLLVYAPLSLAFLSKKELLSPAGRFIFFGGTFEVAYFLGLSKAYARGDLSLVYPLARSAPIFVPIWATIFLKEHISWTGLIGILTVILGVFVVSLRWGTSLLSPELKSQPIGLALFTALASSGYSVVDKVGVSYMHPLPYIYLEFAVTWFGLGLYLLFFHRGNSLSKTWQQNKKSILLVGVFMTLSYLLILFALRIGKVSYVIALRQISIVFGVLLGSLILKEKYGKTRLLGALIIWLGAILISLAP from the coding sequence ATGGAATTCTGGGCTATTCTACTGGTTGTCGGTTCTTCGTTTATCCATGCCTTTTGGAATTTACTTACAAAAAAAGTTGAAGAGGGTGTTCCTTTCTTATGGTGGGCTTTTGGGGTCTCACTGCTTGTTTATGCCCCTTTGAGTCTGGCTTTCCTCTCTAAAAAGGAGCTCCTTTCACCCGCTGGAAGGTTCATTTTCTTTGGGGGTACCTTTGAGGTGGCCTACTTTCTCGGCTTGAGTAAAGCCTATGCCAGGGGAGACCTTTCTCTGGTTTATCCCCTGGCTCGATCGGCCCCTATCTTTGTTCCTATCTGGGCAACTATTTTTCTAAAAGAACACATCTCCTGGACAGGCTTAATAGGAATCTTAACGGTAATTTTGGGCGTATTCGTGGTCTCTCTAAGGTGGGGAACCTCTCTGCTCTCTCCGGAGTTAAAAAGTCAACCCATCGGTTTGGCACTTTTTACCGCCCTGGCCTCTTCGGGTTACTCGGTTGTGGATAAAGTAGGGGTGAGCTACATGCATCCCCTTCCTTACATATATCTGGAATTTGCCGTTACCTGGTTCGGGCTAGGACTCTATCTCCTCTTCTTCCATCGGGGAAATTCCCTTTCCAAAACCTGGCAGCAAAATAAAAAATCTATCCTCCTGGTTGGGGTTTTTATGACCCTAAGCTATTTACTCATCCTCTTTGCCCTGCGAATTGGGAAAGTTAGTTATGTCATCGCGCTACGACAAATCAGTATTGTTTTTGGGGTTTTGTTGGGAAGCCTGATCTTGAAGGAAAAATATGGGAAAACCAGGCTCCTGGGTGCTTTGATTATCTGGTTAGGCGCCATTCTCATAAGCCTGGCCCCATGA
- a CDS encoding amidohydrolase family protein — MEFDFIKHFRNVKLEENPGFEFRTHHEQGAAFFTFGSLGERIKGIIDEYAKKRRLDRRSFLKTASGFAAAMLAVNKVSGMKFFEVSEAEAIDEAAAMEYSTGNEFIIDMHTHVGWRKAGFTKENTTERGMWFVKLLDDLGKSMGLPNGLRDMDVDGFGRLIYKESDTAMAIVNMFGFKEDYGGMDMNPIEEVAEARNRWPNRTILLGGGLTINQGINETLERLDHFIKDLKISGLKLYTFDSTPKKGWWFDDDRAYPLWEKCQKEGIKVIGCHKGIPFGQFMARYSHAEDLDRVADDFLDINWVAFHSGWPYHHELAALKAFKPQRNNLWCELGSTFAATVTNRPVECAHILGTLIRDLGADRVLWGTDSPLWGKAQWQIEAFRKFQIPDQLAEGYGYPKLTDEIKRKILGENHAKLFGINIEEKRKEIKLREA; from the coding sequence ATGGAATTTGATTTTATAAAACATTTTCGTAATGTAAAACTCGAAGAAAATCCCGGGTTTGAGTTTAGAACCCATCACGAACAAGGGGCTGCCTTTTTTACTTTTGGGAGTTTAGGAGAACGGATTAAGGGGATTATTGATGAGTATGCTAAAAAGCGACGGTTGGATCGAAGATCTTTTCTAAAAACTGCAAGTGGCTTTGCTGCGGCCATGTTGGCGGTTAATAAAGTGAGTGGGATGAAGTTTTTTGAGGTTAGCGAGGCCGAAGCTATCGACGAAGCTGCTGCCATGGAATATTCCACGGGTAATGAATTCATTATAGACATGCACACCCACGTGGGATGGCGGAAGGCCGGATTTACCAAAGAAAATACCACAGAAAGAGGGATGTGGTTCGTTAAATTGTTGGATGACCTGGGAAAATCTATGGGGCTACCTAATGGGTTGAGGGATATGGATGTAGACGGTTTTGGGCGGTTGATCTATAAGGAAAGTGATACCGCCATGGCCATCGTTAATATGTTTGGATTCAAAGAGGATTATGGTGGTATGGACATGAACCCCATTGAAGAGGTGGCCGAAGCCCGGAATCGTTGGCCAAATCGAACCATCCTTTTAGGCGGTGGACTTACCATTAATCAGGGTATAAATGAAACCCTGGAAAGACTCGATCACTTTATTAAGGATCTGAAGATATCCGGACTAAAATTGTATACCTTTGATAGCACCCCGAAAAAAGGCTGGTGGTTTGATGACGACAGGGCCTATCCCCTTTGGGAGAAGTGTCAAAAAGAAGGAATTAAGGTTATAGGATGCCATAAAGGAATCCCCTTTGGTCAGTTTATGGCCCGCTATTCCCATGCCGAAGATCTGGATCGAGTGGCCGATGACTTCCTGGATATCAACTGGGTTGCCTTCCATTCTGGCTGGCCCTATCATCATGAATTAGCCGCCCTTAAAGCCTTTAAACCCCAGAGAAATAACCTCTGGTGCGAACTCGGCTCGACCTTTGCGGCTACCGTTACCAATCGTCCTGTTGAATGTGCCCATATTCTGGGAACTTTGATTCGAGATCTGGGAGCCGACCGGGTCTTGTGGGGTACTGACAGCCCACTCTGGGGAAAAGCCCAGTGGCAAATTGAAGCTTTCCGAAAATTCCAGATTCCAGATCAACTGGCCGAAGGCTATGGTTATCCCAAACTGACCGATGAGATTAAACGGAAAATCTTAGGTGAAAACCACGCTAAACTCTTCGGCATTAATATCGAAGAAAAGAGGAAAGAGATTAAACTGCGGGAAGCTTAA
- a CDS encoding ATP-binding protein: MHPTILVVEDDETLRTLVMELLMKEQFHVVTARTGVEALELLKNGLKPDLIISDIIMPEMDGYELYQRVHNHQNLIPIPFIFLTAKTGEEEIRQGKSLGVDEYITKPFKLEDLIIAVRARLKRTEEFRKGFQDPILEKLEDLQNLLRITAHELKTPIASIESICKMLMTESMTEADRQQFLHMLQNQTIGLKELVKDLLELNYLETTTSKEKLEKEKIFLLELINLGISGTSELKTPNHRIKIEISEPNLWVYGNKFQLRLVLTNLLSNAIKYSFKGGDILIRVENIQEDKKAKISVIDNGIGIDEANLPYIFDKFYRIKTKETENIPGTGLGLTIVKYILDLHDTKPEIKSIPGKGTHISFTLPICQT, translated from the coding sequence ATGCATCCTACGATTTTAGTAGTAGAAGATGATGAAACTCTGAGGACCTTGGTCATGGAGTTGTTAATGAAAGAACAATTTCATGTGGTTACAGCTCGAACAGGAGTGGAGGCTTTAGAGCTTTTAAAAAATGGACTCAAACCGGATTTAATTATTTCGGATATCATCATGCCGGAAATGGATGGCTACGAGTTGTATCAAAGAGTCCATAATCATCAAAACCTCATCCCTATCCCTTTTATCTTTTTAACAGCCAAAACTGGAGAGGAAGAGATCCGTCAAGGAAAATCCCTTGGGGTGGATGAATATATCACGAAACCCTTTAAGCTCGAAGATCTCATCATTGCGGTTAGAGCGCGGCTCAAGAGGACCGAAGAATTTAGAAAAGGATTTCAAGACCCTATCTTAGAGAAACTGGAAGACTTGCAGAACCTTCTACGAATTACAGCCCACGAGCTTAAAACCCCCATTGCCTCCATTGAAAGTATTTGTAAAATGCTCATGACTGAATCCATGACAGAAGCAGATCGACAACAGTTCTTGCATATGCTTCAAAATCAAACCATCGGACTTAAGGAGCTCGTCAAAGACCTTCTAGAATTGAACTACCTGGAAACCACCACGAGCAAAGAAAAACTCGAAAAAGAGAAAATTTTCCTGCTGGAACTCATAAACCTGGGAATCTCCGGTACCAGTGAATTGAAAACGCCTAACCATCGGATCAAAATAGAAATTTCTGAACCCAACCTCTGGGTTTATGGAAATAAGTTCCAATTAAGATTGGTCCTTACCAATCTTTTAAGTAATGCGATTAAATACTCCTTCAAGGGCGGAGATATCCTAATTCGTGTAGAAAATATACAGGAGGATAAAAAAGCCAAAATCAGCGTGATAGATAACGGAATTGGAATCGATGAAGCCAATCTACCCTACATCTTTGATAAATTTTATCGCATTAAGACCAAAGAAACGGAAAATATCCCCGGTACCGGCTTAGGGTTAACCATCGTTAAATATATTTTAGACCTCCACGATACAAAACCAGAGATTAAAAGCATTCCGGGAAAAGGGACCCATATTTCCTTTACACTCCCTATCTGTCAAACTTGA
- a CDS encoding sigma-54 dependent transcriptional regulator produces the protein MKEKLVLIADDDPNFRKLLCYWIEKWGYQVIQAQNGEECLELLSQKPDVVLMDVMMPVLEGLDALKEIKKRDDQLPIIMLTADHTVEKAVEAMKLGAYDYLLKPISEDKLRILIQNAMEKYTLAQELRRLKHQLQEKHVFSNIIGSSAKMKEIFAQLESVLNTDVSILIHGESGTGKELIARAIHYNSHRRDGPFVDINCAAIPETLLESELFGHEKGAFTGAIERRQGKFEQADGGTLFLDEIGEMSLVTQAKILRVIQEKSFDPVGGKKKVQVDVRIIAATNKDLEAEVKAKNFREDLYYRIAVFPIYLPPLRERREDIPLLVFHFLNKYSQEFGKKISSVSPKAMEALSAHPWKGNIRELENVIQRALILSRNNERLELEVLPRDIQNLIPDLEKTSVEEDKDILVPPPSTEISLPGLEPDKILPFDEVEKRVLQHALKLTKGNVSQAAKELGIGRTTLYRKLEKYQLVTEE, from the coding sequence ATGAAGGAAAAGTTAGTCCTAATAGCCGACGATGATCCCAATTTTCGAAAGCTCCTGTGTTATTGGATTGAGAAATGGGGATATCAGGTTATACAAGCCCAGAATGGAGAAGAGTGCTTAGAGCTCCTGAGTCAAAAACCCGATGTTGTTTTAATGGATGTGATGATGCCCGTTCTGGAGGGATTAGATGCCTTAAAAGAAATCAAAAAACGAGATGACCAGCTTCCCATTATTATGCTTACTGCGGATCACACGGTGGAAAAGGCTGTGGAAGCCATGAAACTCGGTGCTTATGACTATCTGCTGAAACCGATATCGGAAGATAAATTGAGAATTTTGATCCAGAACGCCATGGAAAAGTACACACTAGCCCAAGAACTTCGACGATTAAAACATCAACTCCAGGAAAAGCATGTTTTTAGTAATATCATAGGCTCGAGTGCCAAGATGAAAGAGATCTTCGCTCAGCTTGAAAGTGTTCTCAACACCGATGTATCTATTCTTATCCATGGGGAAAGTGGAACCGGTAAGGAGCTTATCGCTAGAGCCATCCATTATAATAGTCATCGTCGAGATGGACCTTTTGTTGATATTAATTGTGCAGCTATCCCGGAAACTCTTTTAGAAAGTGAGCTCTTTGGGCACGAGAAAGGAGCTTTTACGGGAGCTATTGAGAGAAGGCAAGGAAAATTTGAGCAGGCGGACGGTGGTACTTTATTCCTCGATGAAATCGGCGAAATGAGCCTGGTGACTCAAGCCAAAATCCTGCGTGTTATTCAGGAGAAATCCTTTGATCCTGTGGGGGGTAAGAAAAAGGTACAGGTTGATGTGCGGATTATTGCCGCAACCAATAAAGATCTAGAAGCAGAAGTCAAAGCTAAAAATTTTCGAGAAGATCTTTACTATCGAATCGCAGTGTTCCCCATTTACCTGCCCCCTCTGCGAGAACGTCGAGAGGATATTCCTCTCCTGGTCTTTCATTTCCTGAATAAGTACTCTCAGGAATTCGGTAAGAAGATCTCCAGTGTTTCGCCTAAAGCTATGGAAGCGCTCTCGGCCCACCCCTGGAAAGGTAATATTCGGGAACTGGAAAATGTTATTCAACGGGCCTTAATCTTATCCCGTAACAATGAGCGGCTTGAGTTAGAAGTCCTTCCCCGAGATATTCAAAACTTAATACCTGATTTGGAGAAAACCTCGGTGGAAGAAGATAAAGATATCCTGGTGCCTCCTCCCTCTACAGAAATCTCTTTACCGGGCCTTGAACCGGATAAAATTTTACCCTTTGATGAGGTTGAAAAAAGAGTACTCCAACATGCCCTGAAGCTTACAAAGGGAAATGTTTCTCAAGCCGCTAAAGAGTTGGGTATTGGCCGAACAACCCTTTATAGAAAATTAGAAAAGTATCAGCTTGTAACCGAAGAATAA
- a CDS encoding response regulator — MEKVLIVDDNPGIREVLSAGFKYMGYECILAEDGEDALEKLKMYTPDLVILDIMMPKIDGFQVCRMIKKNIFLSKIPVIVLTAKNSIEDRIYGLDEGADDYIGKPFDLKELLARARSLIRRTRLVMDRDPSTNLPGAAAVEREIQSRIESKTTYAVCYMDLDNFKAYADNYGFNMANKVIQMTARVIAGTVMLEGNEDDFVGHIGGDDFIVISTPEKFEVICQRVIKEFDEKILSYYHPEHLQKGSFRGVDREGIERDFPITTISIAVVLSDYKEFASPSEIGQVIAEVKKTAKRIKGSNYQVLRKT, encoded by the coding sequence GTGGAAAAGGTTTTGATTGTTGATGATAACCCTGGGATCCGAGAGGTCCTCAGCGCCGGATTTAAATATATGGGGTACGAGTGTATTCTGGCTGAGGATGGCGAAGATGCTCTGGAAAAGCTAAAGATGTATACTCCTGATCTCGTCATACTGGATATCATGATGCCAAAGATAGATGGGTTTCAGGTTTGTCGCATGATTAAGAAAAATATTTTTCTATCCAAAATTCCTGTCATTGTACTGACGGCTAAAAACAGCATTGAAGATCGCATCTACGGACTGGATGAGGGAGCCGATGATTATATAGGAAAACCCTTCGATTTAAAGGAGCTTCTGGCGAGGGCTCGATCTCTGATTCGGAGAACCCGATTGGTGATGGACCGGGATCCTTCTACGAATTTACCGGGGGCTGCGGCCGTCGAGCGGGAGATCCAGTCCCGAATTGAAAGTAAAACTACCTACGCGGTATGTTACATGGATTTGGATAATTTTAAAGCTTATGCAGACAATTACGGGTTTAACATGGCCAATAAAGTGATTCAAATGACGGCCCGGGTGATTGCAGGGACGGTTATGTTAGAAGGGAATGAAGATGACTTTGTGGGTCACATCGGCGGGGACGATTTTATCGTGATTTCCACGCCTGAGAAATTTGAAGTCATCTGCCAGCGGGTTATCAAAGAGTTCGATGAAAAAATTCTTTCTTATTATCATCCAGAGCATCTTCAAAAAGGGAGCTTTCGAGGGGTTGATCGGGAGGGTATCGAACGGGACTTTCCTATTACCACCATCTCCATTGCGGTTGTTTTAAGCGACTATAAGGAATTTGCCTCTCCCAGTGAAATTGGTCAGGTGATCGCAGAAGTTAAGAAAACCGCCAAGAGAATTAAGGGGAGCAATTATCAAGTACTCAGAAAAACTTGA
- a CDS encoding ATP-binding protein: MKTIKLKIPSRLESLESIEKALDYLKGEYDKISGGKNFPLNQVKIATFEAFSNAVKHAHLNRPELEIIIQLTLEAQKFEVQIFDCGKGFDFEKMKILSQARGALLNYTFRPASLSEIGFGIFIITSLMDQVLYIPATGGSKYNQLVMIKYLSRAPSQELNV, translated from the coding sequence ATGAAGACTATTAAACTTAAAATTCCAAGCAGGTTAGAATCTCTGGAATCCATTGAGAAGGCTTTAGATTATCTAAAAGGGGAGTATGATAAGATTTCTGGGGGAAAAAATTTTCCTTTAAACCAGGTTAAAATAGCCACCTTTGAAGCATTTTCTAATGCTGTAAAACATGCCCATCTGAATCGCCCGGAATTGGAAATTATTATCCAGTTAACTTTAGAAGCTCAGAAATTTGAGGTTCAGATCTTTGATTGCGGAAAAGGATTTGACTTTGAAAAAATGAAGATACTTTCACAGGCCCGTGGCGCTCTCTTGAATTACACCTTCCGGCCCGCCTCCTTATCTGAAATAGGATTTGGAATTTTCATCATAACCAGTCTGATGGATCAAGTTTTGTATATCCCTGCCACAGGAGGGTCTAAATATAACCAATTGGTTATGATCAAATATCTTTCTAGAGCCCCATCCCAGGAATTAAACGTTTAA
- the efp gene encoding elongation factor P encodes MMLPATQLRRGMTIIHNGDLYKVVSFQHVTPGNWRGMVQTKLRNLKTGSLIEYRFRSEDRVERVVLEETEMEYLYNDATDYYFMNTETYEQISIPAEILGDSVFYLTPNTKIQVEFYEGKPVGIELPLVAELKVVSTEPTLKGATVDRGSKPATLETGLVVQVPPFIQEGDVIKVDTTEGKYLSRA; translated from the coding sequence ATGATGTTACCAGCGACTCAGTTGCGACGGGGTATGACCATCATCCATAATGGGGATCTGTATAAGGTAGTTAGTTTCCAGCATGTTACCCCCGGGAACTGGCGGGGTATGGTTCAAACCAAGCTGAGGAATCTCAAAACGGGCTCCCTGATTGAATACCGGTTCCGTTCAGAAGATCGAGTGGAACGCGTGGTTTTGGAAGAAACCGAAATGGAATATTTATATAATGATGCCACGGATTATTACTTTATGAATACAGAAACTTATGAACAGATCAGTATTCCGGCAGAGATATTAGGAGATAGTGTCTTTTATCTGACTCCCAATACCAAAATCCAGGTAGAGTTTTATGAAGGAAAGCCGGTGGGTATCGAATTACCTTTGGTGGCGGAATTAAAGGTTGTTTCTACGGAACCCACGTTAAAAGGAGCAACGGTTGATCGGGGAAGTAAACCGGCTACTTTGGAAACAGGACTTGTAGTTCAAGTGCCGCCTTTTATTCAAGAAGGTGATGTAATTAAAGTCGATACCACAGAAGGTAAATATCTCAGCAGGGCATAG
- a CDS encoding HEAT repeat domain-containing protein: MQIPMIRRVIGIFIVILWIPLVYAGEVDDLIRDLKSPEVSTRLKAIDKLGSLKNPVAIEPLVVALKDPNADVRADAAATLGLFKDPRVVEPLLEALKDESAQVREHAISSLATLRDPRAVEPLIRTLQDTDPKVQWQAVEALGMMGEIAIPPLINILKNRQSKVRDHAISALGTIKTPAVEPLLALLQDKEAFTRSGAAAALGLIKDPRAIEPLVAALNDKDPEVRTQVASALTAIGSPAVESLVKGLQAADPGARESAALVLGMIQDRRATEPLILTLKDPEREVRARAAWALGRMGDKRGIKPLQELLGGETDEYVKAIVQEALKQLQ; the protein is encoded by the coding sequence ATGCAGATTCCAATGATCCGGAGAGTCATAGGGATTTTTATCGTAATCTTATGGATTCCCCTAGTCTATGCCGGAGAGGTGGATGATCTCATAAGGGATCTCAAATCACCGGAGGTATCCACCCGCTTGAAAGCCATCGACAAATTGGGATCGTTAAAAAATCCTGTAGCTATTGAACCTCTTGTTGTAGCTTTAAAAGATCCCAATGCAGATGTTCGAGCCGATGCAGCTGCAACCCTGGGTCTTTTTAAAGATCCTCGGGTTGTAGAACCTCTTTTGGAAGCTTTAAAAGATGAAAGTGCCCAGGTTCGGGAGCATGCGATTTCTTCTCTGGCAACTCTACGGGATCCCAGGGCTGTAGAACCTCTCATAAGGACTTTACAAGATACCGATCCCAAGGTTCAGTGGCAAGCGGTAGAAGCTTTAGGCATGATGGGAGAAATAGCCATTCCACCGCTTATAAATATCTTAAAAAACAGACAGTCCAAAGTACGAGATCATGCCATTTCAGCTTTAGGAACCATCAAAACTCCAGCAGTGGAACCACTTCTGGCTCTTCTTCAAGATAAAGAGGCTTTTACGCGAAGCGGAGCGGCCGCAGCACTGGGACTTATTAAGGACCCTCGGGCGATAGAGCCCCTGGTTGCAGCGTTAAATGATAAAGATCCTGAAGTCAGAACCCAGGTCGCCTCTGCCCTGACGGCGATAGGGAGTCCCGCAGTGGAATCCCTTGTCAAGGGCTTGCAGGCTGCCGACCCGGGAGCAAGAGAAAGTGCTGCTTTAGTTCTAGGGATGATCCAGGATCGTCGGGCTACAGAGCCTCTTATTCTAACCCTGAAGGACCCCGAGCGGGAAGTCAGGGCCAGAGCAGCCTGGGCTTTAGGGAGGATGGGAGACAAACGGGGAATCAAACCCTTACAAGAACTCTTAGGAGGTGAAACCGACGAATATGTGAAAGCTATTGTACAGGAGGCCCTTAAACAACTTCAGTAA